The genomic interval TTTCAAGCGCGAACTCGTTCCCCCACCAGACGGTGAGGGCGTCCTTGCCACCGATGGCGCGCAGGCGGTTATCCTGCTGCTCCTGGATGACGATTTCGGAAGCCGTCAGGTCCAAGATCTTCGCACGGTCCAATTCGGCTTCGTCGTACAGGCCAGTGAATTGTTCAGGCCAGCCGGCACGAAGCGCCTGCATCTCGGCGCATTTCGCGATCATCAAGCGAGGCATACGGCACCAGTTGCCGGAATCGTCCAGTATCTGCTTTCCGGTCTTGTAATTGCTGCCGTCGTCGCCGCGCTTCCACTCGTCCTTGACGGGCGCGAACTCTTCCCAAAAAGCCTGTCCGGCGACCTCGTACCATTCGCCCGATTTCTGATCCTGCTTCCACAGGAATGTGGTCGCCGAGACGATGCCCTGCGGGTTCAGAGGGCCAATTAGGTCTCGGTCGATTTCGTAGACCGGCGGCTTGCTGGCCGGTCGATAGTCGCCGCAGCGCTGCGCGATAACGCGCTGACCGTCACGGCTGATGATGATCGTCATCTTCCGCTTGTCGGACTTGCCTTTGTTGAAGACCATCGGAATGATCTGGCCGAGGAACGGGTCGAGGCCCTTTGCCTTGGCAACCTCCATATAGAGGTTGAACTCCTCGTCGTTGGTGTCCTTGGCGACTGTCGTCTTGACGAGTGCGATCTGGCGCGGGGTCAGGTCGAATTTCGTGATGGCGTTCATGACTATTTCCTTCGAACAGAAAGGGAAAACGAACCGTTGTCGAGATTGGCGCCGGGAATGGCTTCACCGTTGCGCAAGGCTTCGGTGAGCGCCTTCTTGTCCAGCTTCGGCGCTGGGCGCTCCTGCTCGATCCAGAAGCGCGTCGGGATATCTGCATCGTTGCTGACGATGAGCCCTGGTTGCCGCCGGTTGAGGCTGACAGTGCCGCCAGTAAGCCGGAACAAGTGCTGCTCGGCCGTCAACATCGCCTGCTCGATAAGGGCTCGGATGCGGTCAACACGCTCTTCGAGGCGCTTGCGCCGCGTGGCGAACTCGTCTTCCTTGGCCTTGAGGCCGATGATGTGCACCTCGCACTCGTCGATTTCGGCTAAGGCGGATTCGATCGCCTCTTTCAAATCGGTCTGGCCTTCGACGGCGTCGGCTACCAGTTCTTCGTCGCTGTCGACTCCCTGCAAGTGCAAGCTCGCAACGAGGCGCTTTGCGGCTTCTGCCTGGCGCACAATGTCGAATTCTACTTCTGCCATGACACCTGCTCCTGATTGACAAGATCGGTGCTTTTCAGCTGAGGTTCGGACAGGGCGCAGCCGGCGAACACGAGCACGCCCATCCAGATGACGACGACGGCCTTTCCCAACGCGTCGGAGAGGCGGATACGCTTGGCAAGCTCTGCCTCAAGCTTGGTGTTGATCGCGGAGAGACGGGCGAGGGTGTCGGACATCAGGTCGTCGCCTTCCGAGCTGCGATCATGGCGTCGGCAAGTTCGAAAGCCCGAAGTGCGGCGAGCGGTGAACCTGTTCTTTCTTCGCCTTCTGCCGAGATGATCCCGACCAGCGCATTCCCCGCGAACCAGTCGCGGAGGCTCATACCTCCACTCGAGTGCGGGCCGTCCTCCAGCAGGGGAAATGCCGCGCCGCCGTCTTCAATCTGCTTGCTTGCCATCTGCGTTGTCCTTGGAGGAGGCGATCAGGCGTAAAGCTGATCGGTGTCGGTGATGCCCATGACCTCGCGGGCATAGCGGTAGTGCTCGACGACGGAGGCGGTAGCGCCACGCATCCATGACGGGCCGCGAACCTTGTGTTCAGGACGCTTCAAGAAGACGAAGCCGTGAGCGCCCATGCGCTGAGCTTCGATAGCCATGTAGGCGTCGCAGTCGGCGAGCGTGCGGACTGCATTCCAGCGAGCGTCGCGCTTGCTCTGCTCAGTCTCGATGTTGCGAATGTGCTGCATTTCCATCCTCGTCGCCGCGGCGTTTCGTTGATGGAGAAAGTTTAGCCGGACTAAAAAATTAGTCAAGCTAAAATTATAGTGCAGCTAAAATTCGAACGTGAACGCAAGAGGAGCGCCGGTGAGGCGACTCTCAAAGGTTGCAATTTGTTCTTGTAATGTTCTCATTTATGAGTCATCTAATGGTCCGGTAACTCGCGTTAACGGAGGGCGCCGTGGCCATCATCCATCGTATCCGCCCGAAATATCAGAGCCGCAACGACGAGATTGTTGCGGATTTGCTATATGGCGCAGATGGAGCTACCGAGAACGATCTTCGGACTGTGATAAAGCGCAAGGCAGCAGAGATCTCAATCGCCATGGCCGTGTTGCACGGCGGTGACTGGCGGATCCAGGTAGATCACGAAGACGGCTTTGTTCACATCACTCGGCGTCTTCGAGGTAACCCGAAATCAGACGCCACAGGGGATTGATTGCATCTTCCGGAAGTCCGGAAATCTTCCGGAGTAAAGCTTTGACGGCAACTTCTCCGTCAACCTTGTCATCATTCCCCATAGGCACGAGCAAATCGACAGGGCGGCATTTCAAGGCTTCGGCTATGGCCGCGAGCGTCTTGTCAGTGAAGCCGTTACGTCCGGTTTCAAGGTTGCTGATGGTCGCAGTTGTAACGCCCACGCGCTCGGCGAGCTTCTCCTGACTGATGTTCAGCTTCTTCCTGCGCTCCTTGATAAAAAGGGGCACCGCGAGCGTCGTCTCTTTCACCATCCGCGCACAATCTTCGGATTCTGATCGACTGGCCATGCAGTCCCACTAAAAATTAGCTTGACTAAAAATTTTAGTATGGCTAAATTTTTGCGCATGGAAAAGCTGATCGCATATCTGAAGGCCGAGCGCGGCCGCCTGACTAAATTAGCTGACCGCATAGGTGTGAACCCGAGCGCGATCAGCCAATGGAAGTCTGTCCCAGTAGGCCACCTGGCGGAGGTAGAGGATTTCACCGGCATCCCGCGTGAAGAACTTCTTCCGGGCGCCTTCCGGCCTGCGCGGGAGACCGCGGCATGAGCGACGACGGCCAGATCAAATCCTTCTTTCAGCGCTGGCAAAATCTCGAAGACGAGAAGCAACAGATTTCCGATCTCCTGAAAGACCTGTTCTCTGAAGCAAAAGGCTTCGGCTACGACACGAAGGCTCTGCGCGCCGCGTTCCGCCGCAAGGTCAAGGAAGATCTGGACAACCCGGCCGATGCTGAGTTCGAGGCAATCGTCGACACCTACGTCAACGCGATCAACGCGCCGTCGATTTCCACGCGCGATGCGCGGGTGCGCGTACGAGAAAACGTTGAACAATTCGATCCGATCACGGGCGAATTCGTCGACGAGCCGGTAAACGCCAAGTTGGTCGCCACGGTTGCGACCGCGATGCAGACCGAGATCGGCCGCCAGGCGCTCGGCGCCGCCGTCGACATCATGATTGACCGCGAGGATGCGGAAGAAGAATCCCGAGCGAACGTCGAGGAGGATGCAGCGGACGAGAGCGCCGCTGTATCTGGTGATCCGACTAGTAGGACCTCTGAGGAGAGCGAGCGTCAGCGCGCCTCGATGGTCGGCTTTGCTGACGATTGCCGCACCGGAGGCAAGGAGCAGTTGGCTGCGGCCGCTGCAACGGTAGGGGATGCCGGCGCCGAGGCAAATGGCATCCCCGTCACCAATTCCGAGATCGCTCCGGCCTCTCAAGGCGAAGCCGAAGCCCCCAGCGCCGATCGCGTAAGTCCCAAGGTACACGGCAGCGCCGACGCCAACGCAGGAGGCGACCATGTAAGCGCTCACTCTTCTGCCGCAAAACAGAAGGCCGGAGCGCTCGTCAAGCCTGCTCCGGCCAAGCCCCTCAGACCTTATTGCCGGAACCCCGGCGAACGCTGCGGCGGATACGGGTCCACTCATTGCGCGTCCTGCCTCAAGGCAGCGCGGGAAGCAGAGGTGGCGGCATGAACGCGAAGGAGTTCCGAGACGCGCTCGTCAAGATCATGCCGGGTTATAGCTGGACCGTGCACAAGACGCCTAAGGGCTTCACGTACCTGTCCGCCACCGGCGTTCAAAGCAGCGGCTTCAATCGTCTGTCGACGCTGGCGGTTGTCCGGCGTGAAAAAGACGGCGTCGTAACTTTCGAAGCCAAATCTGCCGGATATGGAGCGCGCGCCAAGTGGCTGCACGTCTACACCGACGTGACGTTGGCCAAGGCCCTGCGCGGCCTGCAAGATTATTACGACTACATGGCCAACACCTACGGCGGTCACGCCCGTGCCCTCCAAAATGCGAGGAAAGCATCCGGCGAGGTGGCGGCATGAACTTCGTCACCCACAAGCACCAGCGCGGTCCGTCCCGTGCCGAACTGACGGCGATGATGATCGATTTCACGGCAAGTGGCGGTGAGGTGCGCGAGTTCAAACGCGGCTTCACCGGTGACTGGAGCTACCTGCAGGACCTGCTCAAAGGCTTCGGCTACGAGGCGAAGATCGACAAGGCTTTCTACATCGTCCGCAAGCTCGGTGAGAAGGGGCGCCCGAAGCGCCTCACGAGGACCGCCGCGATAAAGGCGATCGACGAGATCCTCGTCGCCAACGGCCTGCAGCCTTTCATGATCACCAAACACGAATTCCGGGAGGCTCACCCATGACGGCCGCCGCTGACGTCGGACGCCGCATTCCGAAGCAGGAAGTCCGTTTCGCGACTTTTCACTGCTGCCCGGCATGCGATCGCATCCTCTCGATACCTGAAATCATAGAGCGCCATTGCGAGCGCTGCGACGCCGCAACGGCGCCGAAAGAAGTGAGGGAGCCAGCATGAGCATTTTTCTCGGGCATCTCGGTGTGGCGCTGATCGTCGGCGCCTTCTTCTTCTGCGCAGTGGTCGCGCTGTCGGGTGCGCGCCTGTCCGGCGGCATCACCCAGGAAGAAGAGGTTGCGGTCCTGCGGCGCCGATTTCCGGCCAACACGAACTGACGGGCAACTCCTCCTCCCAGCTCGTCATAGCTGGT from Rhizobium lentis carries:
- the bet gene encoding phage recombination protein Bet; amino-acid sequence: MNAITKFDLTPRQIALVKTTVAKDTNDEEFNLYMEVAKAKGLDPFLGQIIPMVFNKGKSDKRKMTIIISRDGQRVIAQRCGDYRPASKPPVYEIDRDLIGPLNPQGIVSATTFLWKQDQKSGEWYEVAGQAFWEEFAPVKDEWKRGDDGSNYKTGKQILDDSGNWCRMPRLMIAKCAEMQALRAGWPEQFTGLYDEAELDRAKILDLTASEIVIQEQQDNRLRAIGGKDALTVWWGNEFALENVPDGRFFDAVIDHIGRLDAAAVAKWEDANRASLQIYWARHPGDALELKKRIEAARQKRAANVDDKLLQHPLMAG
- a CDS encoding siphovirus Gp157 family protein, with protein sequence MAEVEFDIVRQAEAAKRLVASLHLQGVDSDEELVADAVEGQTDLKEAIESALAEIDECEVHIIGLKAKEDEFATRRKRLEERVDRIRALIEQAMLTAEQHLFRLTGGTVSLNRRQPGLIVSNDADIPTRFWIEQERPAPKLDKKALTEALRNGEAIPGANLDNGSFSLSVRRK
- a CDS encoding helix-turn-helix domain-containing protein, which translates into the protein MVKETTLAVPLFIKERRKKLNISQEKLAERVGVTTATISNLETGRNGFTDKTLAAIAEALKCRPVDLLVPMGNDDKVDGEVAVKALLRKISGLPEDAINPLWRLISGYLEDAE
- a CDS encoding helix-turn-helix domain-containing protein, which encodes MAKFLRMEKLIAYLKAERGRLTKLADRIGVNPSAISQWKSVPVGHLAEVEDFTGIPREELLPGAFRPARETAA
- a CDS encoding DUF2312 domain-containing protein; the protein is MSDDGQIKSFFQRWQNLEDEKQQISDLLKDLFSEAKGFGYDTKALRAAFRRKVKEDLDNPADAEFEAIVDTYVNAINAPSISTRDARVRVRENVEQFDPITGEFVDEPVNAKLVATVATAMQTEIGRQALGAAVDIMIDREDAEEESRANVEEDAADESAAVSGDPTSRTSEESERQRASMVGFADDCRTGGKEQLAAAAATVGDAGAEANGIPVTNSEIAPASQGEAEAPSADRVSPKVHGSADANAGGDHVSAHSSAAKQKAGALVKPAPAKPLRPYCRNPGERCGGYGSTHCASCLKAAREAEVAA